In Carcharodon carcharias isolate sCarCar2 chromosome 33, sCarCar2.pri, whole genome shotgun sequence, a genomic segment contains:
- the LOC121272220 gene encoding mucin-5AC-like, whose translation TSTTETSTTTSKSTTKTSETTSTGTTDTSATTATSTTKTSEPTSTRTTETSRSTSTSTTKTSEPTSTSTTVTSETTSTSTTKSNETTSISTTETSATTTTSTTETTEPTSTSTTKTTTSTTTTKTSETTSTGTTETTEPTSTITTKSSEPTSTITTETSGSTSTSTTKTSDPTSTSTTETSTTTSKSTTKTSETTSTGTTDTSATTATSTTKTSEPTSTRTTETSRSTSTSTTKTSEPTSTSTTVTSETTSTSTTKSNETTSISTTETSATTTTSTTETTEPTSTSTTKTSEPTSTSTTETSGSTSTRTTKTSEPTSTSTTVTSETTSTSTTKTSETTSISTTETSATTTTSTTETSASTTTSTIETTTSTSTTKTSEPTSTSTTETSGSTSTSTTKTSEPTSTSTTVTSETTSTSTTKTSETTSISTTETSASTTTTTSTTTTKTSETTSTGTTETTEPTSTSTTKTSEPTSTSTTVTSETTSTSTTKTSETTSISTTETSATTTTSTTETTTSTTTTKTSETTSTGTTETTEPTSTSTTKTTEPTSTTTTKSSEPTSTITTETSGSTSTSTTKTSDPTSTSTTETSTTTSTSTTKTSETTSTVTTDTSATTATSTTKTSEPTSTRTTETSRSTSTSTTEISDPTSTSTTETSEPTSTSTTETHLTTSTSTIKTSATTTSTTETTTSTSTTDTSATTAKTSETTSTGTTETHETTSTSTTKTSESTSTSTTKTSEPTVPQKALSPPQQTPQETQISLQQVPQKPVEAPQQAQQKPVKTPQQVPQNQCTHLNKHKNQ comes from the exons acaagtaccacagaaaccagtacaaccacctcaaaaagcaccacaaaaaccagtgaaaccacttcaacaggtaccacagacaCCAGTGCAACCACtgcaacaagcaccacaaaaaccagtgaacccacttcaacaaggactacagaaaccagcagaagtacctcaacaagcaccaccaaaaccagtgaacccacttcaacaagtaccacagtaaccagtgaaaccacctcaacatccaccacaaaaagcaatgaaacCACTTCAataagcaccacagaaaccagtgcaaccaccacaacaagtaccacagaaaccactgaacccacctcaacaagcaccacaaaaacca ccacctcaacaactaccacaaaaaccagtgaaaccacctcaacaggtaccactgaaaccactgaacccacctcaacaatcACCACAAAAAGCAGTGAACCTACCTCAAcaattaccacagaaaccagtggaagtacctcaacaagcaccaccaaaaccagtgatcccacttcaacaagtaccacagaaaccagtacaaccacctcaaaaagcaccacaaaaaccagtgaaaccacttcaacaggtaccacagacaCCAGTGCAACCACtgcaacaagcaccacaaaaaccagtgaacccacttcaacaaggactacagaaaccagcagaagtacctcaacaagcaccaccaaaaccagtgaacccacttcaacaagtaccacagtaaccagtgaaaccacctcaacatccaccacaaaaagcaatgaaacCACTTCAataagcaccacagaaaccagtgcaaccaccacaacaagtaccacagaaaccactgaacccacctcaacaagcaccacaaaaaccagtgaacccacttcaacaagtaccacagaaaccagtggaagtacctcaacaagaaccaccaaaaccagtgaacccacttcaacaagtaccacagtaaccagtgaaaccacctcaacatccaccacaaaaaccagtgaaaccacttcaataagcaccacagaaaccagtgcaaccaccacaacaagtaccacagaaaccagtgcaagtaccacaacaagcaccatagaaacca ccacctcaacaagcaccacaaaaaccagtgaacccacttcaacaagtaccacagaaaccagtggaagtacctcaacaagcaccaccaaaaccagtgaacccacttcaacaagtaccacagtaaccagtgaaaccacctcaacatccaccacaaaaaccagtgaaaccacttcaataagcaccacagaaaccagtgcaagcaccacaacaa ccacctcaacaactaccacaaaaaccagtgaaaccacctcaacaggtaccactgaaaccactgaacccacctcaacaagtaccaccaaaaccagtgaacccacttcaacaagtaccacagtaaccagtgaaaccacctcaacatccaccacaaaaaccagtgaaaccacttcaataagcaccacagaaaccagtgcaaccaccacaacaagtaccacagaaacca ccacctcaacaactaccacaaaaaccagtgaaaccacctcaacaggtaccactgaaaccactgaacccacctcaacaagtaccaccaaaaccactgaacccacctcaacaaccaCCACAAAAAGCAGTGAACCTACCTCAAcaattaccacagaaaccagtggaagtacctcaacaagcaccaccaaaaccagtgatcccacttcaacaagtaccacagaaaccagtacaaccacctcaacaagcaccacaaaaaccagtgaaaccacttcaacagTTACCACAGACACCAGTGCAACCACtgcaacaagcaccacaaaaaccagtgaacccacttcaacaaggactacagaaaccagcagaagtacctcaacaagcactaCCGAAATTAGTGATCCCACTtcaacaagcaccacagaaaccagtgaacccacatcaacaagcaccacagaaacccatctaaccacctcaacaagtaccattaaaaccagtgcaaccaccacaagcaccacagaaacca ccacttcaacaagtaccacagacaccagtgcaaccaccgcaaaaaccagtgaaaccacctcaacaggtaccacagaaacccATGaaaccacttcaacaagtaccaccaaaaccagtgaatccacctcaacaagcaccacaaaaaccagtgaacccact gtaccacagaaagcACTGAGCCCACCTCAACAAACACCACAAGAAACACAGATctcacttcaacaagtaccacagaaaccagtggaagcacCACAACAAGcacaacagaaaccagtgaaaacaCCTCAACAGGTACCGCAGAACCAGTGTACACACCTCAACaagcacaaaaaccagtga
- the LOC121272221 gene encoding LOW QUALITY PROTEIN: mucin-2-like (The sequence of the model RefSeq protein was modified relative to this genomic sequence to represent the inferred CDS: substituted 1 base at 1 genomic stop codon), whose protein sequence is TSEPTSTSTTKTSEPTSTSTTETSATTSTSTTETTEPTSTSITETTEPTSTSTTVTSETTSTSTTKTSTTETSGSTSKSTTKTSKPTSTITTKTSETTSTSTTETTEPTSTSTTKTSEPTSTNTTETSGSTSTSTTKTSEPTSTSTTETSATTSTSTTETSEPNSTITTETSASNATSTTKTSETTSTSTTETTEPTSTSITETTEPTSTSTTKTSEPTSTSTTETSGSTSTSTTKTSEPTSTSTTVTSETTSTSTTKTSETTSISTTETSATTTTSTTETSASTTTSTTSTSTTETTEPTSTSITETTEPTSTSTTKTSEPTSTSTTVTSETTSTSTTKTTEITSISTTETSATTTTSTTETSASTTTATTSTSTTKTSETTKTSTTKTSEPTSTSTTETTTSTTTTKTSETTSTGTTETTEPTSTSTTKTTEPTSTTTTKSSEPTSTITTETSGSTSTSTTKTSDPTSTSTTETSTTTSTSTTKTSETTSTGTTDTSATTATSTTKTTTSTSTTDTSATTAKTSETTSTGTTETRETTSTSTTKTSESTSTSTTKTITSETTSTSTTKTSETTSISTTETSATTTTSTTETKTSATTSTSTTKTSETTSTSTTETTEPTSTSITETTEPTSTSTTKTSEPTSTSTTKTSGSTSTSTTVPQKALSPPQQTPQETQIPLQQVPQKPVEAPQQARQKPVKPPQQVQQNQCAHLNKHKNHEPTSTSTTQTSGNTSASTTKTCEPTSISTTETSESTSTIKTATSQTTFVTRETSEPTSTSTTKTSEPTSTSTTETSATTSTSTTETTEPTSTSITETTEPTSTSSTNTSEPTSTSTTQTSGSTSTSTTKTSEPTLTSTTVTSETTSTSATKTSETTSISTIETIATTTTKTSEPTSTSTTKTSEPTSTSTTETSATTSTSTTETTEPTSTSITETTEPTSTSTTVTSETTSTSTTKTKTSATTSTSTTKTSETTSTSTTETTEPTSTSITETTEPTSTSTTKTSEPTSTSTTKTSGSTSTSTTKTSEPTSTSTTVTSETTSTSTTKTSETTSISTTETSATTTSTTETSASTTTSTSTTKTSEPTSTSTTETSATTSTSTTETTEPTTTETTEPTSTSITETTEPTSTSTTKTREPTSTSTTXTSISTSTSTTKTSEPTSTSTTETSETTSTSTTETTEPTSTSITGTTESTSTSTTKTSEPTSTSTTETSGSTSTSTTKTSEPTSTSTTETSATTSTSTTTKTSEPTSTSTTETSGSTSTNTTETSEATSTTTTKTSETTSTGTTETTEPTSTSTTKTTEPTSTIITKSSEPTSTITTETSGSTSTSTTKTSDPTSTSTTETSTTTSKSTTKTSETTSTGTTDTSATTATSTTKTSEPTSTSTTETSGSTSTRTTKTSEPTSTSTTVTSETTSTSTTKTSETTSI, encoded by the exons accagtgaacccacctcaacaagtaccacaaaaaccagtgaaccaacatcaacaagtaccacagaaaccagtgcaaccacctcaacaagtaccactgaaaccactgaacccacctcaacaagtatcactgaaaccactgaacccacttcaacaagtaccacagtaaccagtgaaaccacctcaacatccaccacaaaaacca gtaccacagaaaccagtggaagtacctcaaaaagcaccaccaaaactagtaaacccacttcaacaattaccacaaaaaccagtgaaaccacctcaacaagtaccactgaaaccactgaacccacctcaacaagcaccacaaaaaccagtgaacccacttcaacaaataccacagaaaccagtggaagtacctcaacaagcaccaccaaaaccagtgaacccacttcaacaagtaccacagaaaccagtgcaaccacctcaacatccaccacagaaaccagtgaacccaattcaacaattaccacagaaaccagtgcaagcaacgcaacaagtaccacaaaaaccagtgaaaccacctcaacaagtaccactgaaaccactgaacccacctcaacaagtatcaccgaaaccactgaacccacctcaacaagcaccacaaaaaccagtgaacccacttcaacaagtaccacagaaaccagtggaagtacctcaacaagcaccaccaaaaccagtgaacccacttcaacaagtaccacagtaaccagtgaaaccacctcaacatccaccacaaaaaccagtgaaaccacttcaataagcaccacagaaaccagtgcaaccaccacaacaagtaccacagaaaccagtgcaagtaccacaacaagcacc acctcaacaagtaccactgaaaccactgaacccacctcaacaagtatcactgaaaccactgaacccacctcaacaagcaccacaaaaaccagtgaacccacttcaacaagtaccacagtaaccagtgaaaccacctcaacatccaccacaaaaACCACTGAAATCACTTCAataagcaccacagaaaccagtgcaaccaccacaacaagtaccacagaaaccagtgcaagtaccacaaca gcaaccacctcaacaagtaccacaaaaaccagtgaaaccaccaaaacaagcaccacaaaaaccagtgagcccacttcaacaagtaccacagaaacca ccacctcaacaactaccacaaaaaccagtgaaaccacctcaacaggtaccactgaaaccactgaacccacctcaacaagtaccaccaaaaccactgaacccacctcaacaaccaCCACAAAAAGCAGTGAACCTACCTCAAcaattaccacagaaaccagtggaagtacctcaacaagcaccaccaaaaccagtgatcccacttcaacaagtaccacagaaaccagtacaaccacctcaacaagcaccacaaaaaccagtgaaaccacttcaacaggtaccacagacaCCAGTGCAACCACtgcaacaagcaccacaaaaacca ccacttcaacaagtaccacagacaccagtgcaaccaccgcaaaaaccagtgaaaccacctcaacaggtaccacagaaacccgtgaaaccacttcaacaagtaccaccaaaaccagtgaatccacctcaacaagcaccacaaaaacca taaccagtgaaaccacctcaacatccaccacaaaaaccagtgaaaccacttcaataagcaccacagaaaccagtgcaaccaccacaacaagtacaacagaaacca aaaccagtgcaaccacctcaacaagtaccacaaaaaccagtgaaaccacctcaacaagtaccactgaaaccactgaacccacctcaacaagtatcaccgaaaccactgaacccacctcaacaagcaccacaaaaaccagtgaacccacttcaacaagtacaacaaaaaccagtggaagtacctcaacaagcaccacc gtaccacagaaagcACTGAGCCCACCTCAACAAACACCACAAGAAACACAgatcccacttcaacaagtaccacagaaaccagtggaagcacCACAACAAGCAcgacagaaaccagtgaaaccacctcaacaggtaCAACAGAACCAGTGTGCACACCTCAACaagcacaaaaacca tgaacccacttcaacaagtaccacacaAACCAGTGGAAATACCTCagcaagcaccaccaaaacctgtgaacccacttcaataagtacaacagaaaccagtgaaagtacCTCAACAATCAAAACAGCAACCAGTCAAACCACATTTGTTACgagagaaaccagtgaacccacctcaacaagtaccacaaaaaccagtgaaccaacttccacaagtaccacagaaaccagtgcaaccacctcaacaagtaccactgaaaccactgaacccacctcaacaagtatcaccgaaaccactgaacccacctcaacaagctcCACAAataccagtgaacccacttcaacaagtaccacacaaaccagtggaagtacctcaacaagcaccaccaaaaccagtgaacccactttaacaagtaccacagtaaccagtgaaaccacctcaacatccgccacgaaaaccagtgaaaccacttcaataAGCACCATAGAAACCATTGCAACCAccacaacaa aaaccagtgaacccacctcaacaagtaccacaaaaaccagtgaaccaacatcaacaagtaccacagaaaccagtgcaaccacctcaactagtaccactgaaaccactgaacccacctcaacaagtatcactgaaaccactgaacccacttcaacaagtaccacagtaaccagtgaaaccacctcaacatccaccacaaaaacca aaaccagtgcaaccacctcaacaagtaccacaaaaaccagtgaaaccacctcaacaagtaccactgaaaccactgaacccacctcaacaagtatcaccgaaaccactgaacccacctcaacaagcaccacaaaaaccagtgaacccacttcaacaagtacaacaaaaaccagtggaagtacatcaacaagcaccaccaaaaccagtgaacccacttcaacaagtaccacagtaactagtgaaaccacctcaacatccaccacaaaaaccagtgaaaccacttcaataagcaccacagaaaccagtgcaaccaccacaagtaccacagaaaccagtgcaagtaccacaaca tcaacaagtaccacaaaaaccagtgaaccaacttcaacaagtaccacagaaaccagtgcaaccacctcaacaagtaccactgaaaccactgaacccac taccactgaaaccactgaacccacctcaacaagtatcaccgaaaccactgaacccacctcaacaagcacaacAAAAACCAGAGAACcgacttcaacaagtaccacataAACCAGTataagtacctcaacaagcaccaccaaaaccagtgaacccacttcaacaagtaccacagaaaccagtgaaaccacctcaacaagtaccactgaaaccactgaacccacttcaacaagtatcACTGGAACCACTGAatccacctcaacaagcaccacaaaaaccagtgaacccacttcaacaagtaccacagaaaccagtggaagtacctcaacaagcaccaccaaaaccagtgaacccacttcaacaagtaccacagaaaccagtgcaaccacctcaacatccaccaca acaaaaaccagtgaacccacttcaacaagtaccacagaaaccagtggaagtacctcaacaaacaccacagaaaccagtgaagccacctcaacaactaccacaaaaaccagtgaaaccacctcaacaggtaccactgaaaccactgaacccacctcaacaagtaccaccaaaaccactgaacccacctcaacaatcATCACAAAAAGCAGTGAACCTACCTCAAcaattaccacagaaaccagtggaagtacctcaacaagcaccaccaaaaccagtgatcccacttcaacaagtaccacagaaaccagtacAACCACCTCAaaaagtaccacaaaaaccagtgaaaccacttcaacaggtaccacagacaCCAGTGCAACCACtgcaacaagcaccacaaaaaccagtgaacccacttcaacaagtaccacagaaaccagtggaagtacctcaacaagaaccaccaaaaccagtgaacccacttcaacaagtaccacagtaaccagtgaaaccacctcaacatccaccacaaaaaccagtgaaaccacttcaata